In Streptomyces chartreusis NRRL 3882, the following are encoded in one genomic region:
- a CDS encoding cyclase family protein, translated as MTAPPDPTDAEAAIAEAANRYSNWGRWGEDDVLGTLNFLDAAKRREGAALVRRGVSFSLSQRFDMNGPQKGWRRRTNPVHTMLDTGTDAALGNQGFPHGIGGADDVIAMPLQCSTQWDGLGHIFDHGKAWNGRAAEKVVTSDGDLVTGIEHMAPYVAGRGVLLDVGRVIGDERGELPDGFAITEEHLTATAEAHGVAVGRGDIVVVRTGRLARARREGWGDYAGGDSPGLSFTTAGWLHASEIAAIATDTWGFEVRPNEFDGAFQPLHQVAIPNMGLLIGEMWDPDALADDCARDGVYAFWLTAAPLPITGAVGSPVNPVAVK; from the coding sequence GTGACGGCCCCGCCCGACCCCACGGATGCCGAGGCCGCGATCGCCGAGGCCGCCAATCGGTACTCCAACTGGGGGCGTTGGGGTGAGGACGACGTCCTCGGCACGCTGAACTTCCTCGACGCGGCCAAGCGCCGCGAGGGTGCGGCACTGGTCCGCCGGGGCGTCAGCTTCTCGCTGTCTCAGCGGTTCGACATGAACGGGCCGCAGAAGGGCTGGCGCCGCCGCACCAACCCCGTCCACACCATGCTCGACACGGGAACGGACGCGGCGCTGGGCAACCAGGGCTTTCCGCACGGCATCGGCGGCGCCGACGACGTGATCGCGATGCCGCTGCAGTGCTCCACCCAGTGGGACGGGCTCGGGCACATCTTCGACCACGGCAAGGCGTGGAACGGGCGGGCGGCCGAGAAGGTCGTCACCTCCGACGGCGATCTGGTCACCGGCATCGAGCACATGGCGCCGTACGTCGCCGGCCGCGGAGTCCTCCTCGACGTCGGCCGGGTGATCGGTGACGAACGCGGAGAACTGCCGGACGGTTTCGCGATCACCGAGGAACACCTGACCGCGACGGCCGAGGCGCACGGCGTGGCCGTCGGCCGCGGGGACATCGTCGTCGTCCGGACCGGGCGGCTGGCGCGAGCCCGCCGCGAAGGCTGGGGCGACTACGCGGGCGGAGACTCCCCCGGTCTGTCCTTCACCACGGCCGGCTGGCTGCACGCGAGCGAGATCGCCGCCATCGCCACCGACACCTGGGGCTTCGAGGTACGGCCGAACGAGTTCGACGGCGCCTTCCAGCCGCTGCACCAGGTCGCCATCCCCAACATGGGCCTGCTGATCGGCGAGATGTGGGACCCCGACGCCCTCGCGGACGACTGCGCCCGCGACGGCGTGTACGCGTTCTGGCTCACCGCCGCGCCCCTGCCCATCACCGGAGCCGTCGGCTCCCCCGTCAATCCGGTCGCCGTCAAGTGA
- a CDS encoding SDR family NAD(P)-dependent oxidoreductase, with protein sequence MNDLRPERLVGKVVVVTGAARGQGAAEAEALTREGARVIATDVTEAPGCRRLDVTDEEHWAELAAEVRESYGQVHGLVNNAGITWRARLDEVTPDDFARVHAVNVTGPLLGIQHLTPLMPPGSSIVNVGSTAALSGHYPVAYTTSKWALRGLSKTAATELGPRGIRVNTIHPGFIETEMTASAAPAFREANIHETPLGRTGTVDEITPLVVFLLSDESSFITGAEIPVDGGLTAHGGVKSISDALAVTTARTRPSPIGPPARVSPPRAVG encoded by the coding sequence GTGAACGACCTGCGCCCCGAGAGGCTCGTCGGCAAGGTCGTCGTCGTCACCGGCGCCGCGCGCGGCCAGGGCGCCGCCGAGGCCGAGGCCCTGACCCGCGAAGGCGCCCGCGTCATCGCCACCGACGTGACCGAGGCCCCCGGCTGCCGCCGCCTCGACGTCACCGACGAGGAGCACTGGGCGGAGCTGGCCGCCGAAGTGAGGGAGTCGTACGGCCAGGTGCACGGCCTGGTCAACAACGCGGGCATCACCTGGCGCGCCCGCCTCGACGAAGTGACCCCCGACGACTTCGCCCGCGTCCACGCCGTCAACGTCACCGGCCCGCTGCTGGGCATCCAGCACCTGACGCCGCTGATGCCGCCCGGCTCGTCCATCGTCAACGTCGGCTCCACCGCCGCGCTCAGCGGCCACTACCCGGTCGCCTACACGACCAGCAAATGGGCACTGCGCGGCCTGTCGAAGACGGCGGCCACGGAGCTCGGCCCGCGCGGCATCCGCGTCAACACGATCCACCCCGGCTTCATCGAGACCGAGATGACCGCCTCCGCCGCCCCCGCCTTCCGCGAGGCGAACATCCACGAGACCCCGCTCGGCCGCACCGGCACGGTGGACGAGATCACCCCGCTCGTGGTCTTCCTCCTGTCCGACGAGTCCTCCTTCATCACCGGCGCCGAGATCCCGGTCGACGGCGGACTCACCGCGCACGGCGGCGTCAAGTCCATCTCGGACGCTCTGGCCGTCACCACTGCCCGAACGCGGCCGAGCCCGATAGGCCCTCCAGCCCGGGTGTCCCCTCCCCGGGCAGTCGGGTGA
- a CDS encoding fumarylacetoacetate hydrolase family protein, with protein MRFATYEHRHQRRVAVVEEDGTLHPVPGARSLTELIRSGDGLDTLLRAGAAALDVPPVPHVSEVRLLPPLQPPTVRDFVTFEEHVEGVRRSVDGVGGVPEAWYDAPTFYFTNPYAVIGAHDDVPVPPGSDVLDFELEVAAVIGREGRDLAPEQARDHIIGYTVFNDWSARDLQSREMQVRLGPCKGKDTAATLGPYLVTADELEPYRDTDGFLRLALTASVNGEVVGEDLLSNMSWTFEEMAAYASRGTVVRPGDVLGSGTCGNGGCLAELWGVRGEQSPPPLKPGDTVTLTVEGIGTVSNTVVAGRDPEPLPTARRRSRERP; from the coding sequence ATGCGTTTCGCCACCTATGAACACCGACACCAGCGCCGGGTCGCCGTCGTCGAGGAGGACGGCACCCTCCACCCCGTTCCCGGCGCGCGCTCGCTCACTGAGCTGATCCGCTCCGGCGACGGACTCGACACGCTCCTGCGTGCCGGCGCCGCCGCGCTGGACGTCCCGCCGGTCCCGCATGTCTCCGAGGTGCGGCTGCTCCCACCGCTTCAGCCGCCCACCGTGCGGGACTTCGTCACCTTCGAGGAACACGTCGAAGGGGTACGGCGGTCCGTGGACGGCGTCGGCGGGGTGCCCGAAGCCTGGTACGACGCCCCGACGTTCTACTTCACCAACCCGTACGCCGTCATCGGCGCCCACGACGACGTGCCCGTGCCGCCGGGCAGCGACGTCCTCGACTTCGAGCTGGAGGTCGCCGCCGTCATCGGCCGGGAGGGGCGTGACCTGGCGCCCGAGCAGGCACGGGACCACATCATCGGCTACACGGTCTTCAACGACTGGTCGGCCCGCGACCTGCAGTCCCGCGAGATGCAGGTCCGCCTCGGCCCGTGCAAGGGCAAGGACACGGCCGCCACCCTCGGCCCGTACCTGGTCACCGCCGACGAGCTGGAGCCGTACCGCGACACCGACGGCTTTCTGCGCCTGGCGCTGACCGCCTCGGTGAACGGCGAGGTCGTCGGCGAGGACCTGCTGTCCAACATGAGCTGGACCTTCGAGGAGATGGCCGCCTACGCCTCACGCGGCACCGTCGTCCGCCCCGGCGACGTGCTCGGCTCCGGCACCTGCGGCAACGGCGGCTGCCTCGCCGAGCTGTGGGGCGTCCGGGGCGAGCAGTCCCCGCCCCCGCTGAAGCCGGGAGACACCGTCACCCTCACCGTGGAGGGCATCGGCACCGTCTCCAACACCGTGGTCGCGGGCAGGGATCCGGAGCCGCTGCCGACCGCCCGCCGCCGCAGCCGGGAGCGGCCGTGA
- a CDS encoding DUF2795 domain-containing protein has protein sequence MQRGSDRLSVHRDDEMKHELQGLLRSGHPTRSEEWHDPEPAAEDDPEVAHGPVTPSRAPTSLESVRLELARILGRRAFPASARDLARELRGHQAPDALVEALERLPRQERYGNVQELAQALVRARETGPEEYA, from the coding sequence ATGCAGCGAGGCAGCGACCGGCTGAGCGTCCACCGTGACGACGAGATGAAGCATGAACTCCAGGGGCTGCTCAGGTCCGGGCACCCCACCCGCAGTGAGGAGTGGCACGACCCGGAGCCGGCCGCCGAGGACGACCCCGAGGTCGCGCACGGGCCGGTGACGCCGAGCCGTGCGCCGACGTCCCTGGAGTCGGTCCGCCTGGAGCTGGCCCGGATCCTGGGCCGCAGGGCGTTCCCGGCGAGCGCGCGCGACCTGGCCCGCGAGTTGCGCGGCCACCAGGCGCCCGACGCCCTCGTCGAGGCCCTGGAGCGGCTGCCGCGCCAGGAGCGCTACGGCAATGTCCAGGAGCTGGCCCAGGCCCTGGTCCGGGCCCGTGAGACCGGACCGGAGGAGTACGCGTAG
- a CDS encoding LysR family transcriptional regulator yields MSLSGLDLNLVLSLRALLEERNVTRAGQRVGLSQPAMSAALARLRRHFDDDLLSRVGRQYELTALGRALLDRTSTACDLLERVFSSRADFSPGSEEHEFTLLTSDYALAVFGAELARTVHAEAPGVRLRFQRTPIDVTEDTAPLLSTADGLLMPRGIIGGFPAVDLFTDRWAFLVAETNDEVGDQLTMDDLARLPWVIYQRAYDAPAARQLSMLGVDPRVEISVDSFQTLPFLVAGTRRIALVQQRLAELLRGVAAVRLMEPPYAAVPLQEALWWHPVHTHDAAHIWLRETAARVGAELAASQPGRITTAAPR; encoded by the coding sequence GTGTCCCTCTCCGGCCTCGATCTCAATCTCGTCCTGTCCCTGCGGGCCCTGCTGGAGGAACGCAACGTCACCCGCGCCGGGCAGCGCGTCGGGCTCAGTCAGCCGGCGATGAGCGCGGCCCTGGCCCGCCTGCGCCGCCACTTCGACGACGACCTGCTCTCGCGCGTCGGCAGGCAGTACGAACTGACCGCCCTCGGCCGCGCTCTGCTGGACCGCACCTCGACCGCCTGCGACCTGCTGGAGCGGGTCTTCAGCAGCAGGGCCGACTTCTCCCCGGGCAGCGAGGAGCACGAGTTCACCCTGCTCACCTCCGACTACGCCCTCGCCGTGTTCGGCGCCGAGCTCGCCCGGACCGTGCACGCCGAGGCCCCGGGGGTACGACTGCGCTTCCAGCGGACGCCCATCGACGTCACGGAGGACACGGCACCGCTGCTCAGCACGGCCGACGGGCTGCTGATGCCGCGCGGCATCATCGGTGGTTTCCCCGCCGTCGACCTGTTCACCGACCGCTGGGCCTTCCTGGTCGCCGAGACGAACGACGAGGTCGGCGACCAGCTGACCATGGACGACCTGGCACGGCTGCCCTGGGTCATCTACCAGCGCGCCTACGACGCTCCGGCCGCCCGGCAGCTGAGCATGCTCGGTGTCGATCCCCGCGTGGAGATCTCCGTCGACAGCTTCCAGACGCTGCCCTTCCTGGTCGCCGGCACCCGCCGGATCGCCCTGGTACAGCAGCGCCTGGCCGAGCTGCTGCGCGGCGTGGCCGCCGTACGCCTCATGGAACCCCCCTACGCAGCGGTCCCCCTCCAGGAGGCACTGTGGTGGCACCCGGTGCACACCCACGACGCGGCCCACATCTGGCTGCGCGAGACCGCGGCCCGGGTGGGAGCGGAGCTGGCCGCCTCCCAGCCCGGCCGTATCACCACGGCCGCACCGAGATAG
- a CDS encoding CBS domain-containing protein: MAELVKDVMTPGVVAVRPDASLVEAAQLMRTQNIGDVVVAEGQDVIGVLTDRDITVRAVADGADPMTVSVQSVCTPDPVTVTPGDRVTTAATLMREHAVRRLPVVENGLPVGMVSLGDLAEAEDPASALADISRAEPDARGDT; this comes from the coding sequence ATGGCCGAGTTGGTGAAGGACGTGATGACCCCGGGTGTGGTCGCCGTACGCCCGGACGCCTCGCTGGTCGAGGCGGCGCAGCTGATGCGCACGCAGAACATCGGCGACGTGGTGGTGGCCGAGGGACAGGACGTGATCGGCGTGCTCACCGACCGTGACATCACGGTGCGGGCGGTGGCCGACGGTGCCGACCCGATGACGGTGAGCGTGCAGTCGGTGTGCACACCGGATCCGGTGACGGTGACGCCGGGCGACCGGGTGACGACCGCGGCCACGCTGATGCGCGAGCACGCGGTGCGCCGGCTGCCGGTGGTGGAGAACGGGCTGCCGGTGGGAATGGTGAGCCTCGGCGATCTGGCCGAGGCCGAGGACCCCGCGTCCGCGCTCGCCGACATCAGCCGCGCCGAGCCGGACGCCCGAGGTGACACGTGA
- a CDS encoding amidohydrolase family protein, with amino-acid sequence MTAHPPPATAGSRPRTDHRPSPSADARTSPTVDVHAHVLIPEVEALVADLPGLAEARALDARRNGPAALAVSGPMVAERIPRLTDVAVRLAAMDAQGVDVQLVSPSPSHYHYWADEETAEKVYRLAGEATAAHCAQAPGRLHGLGLVPLQHPESAVRALEFAVGMGLSGVEISSHAPGRELSDPAYEPFWTRAEETGAILFLHPFGCTLDERLDQWYLSNTVGQPTENAVALSHLIFSGVLDRHPELKLIAAHGGGYLPTHIGRSDHAWSARSDAGAGCAHVPSSYLKRLYFDSLVHDPQVLRALIGAVGADRVLLGSDFPFDMGTEDPVGALRAAGLSDPDFHAVRGGNAAALLRKD; translated from the coding sequence GTGACGGCCCACCCGCCCCCGGCTACCGCGGGGAGCCGCCCCCGGACCGACCACCGCCCCTCGCCGAGCGCCGACGCGCGCACTTCACCGACTGTCGACGTACACGCGCACGTCCTGATCCCGGAAGTCGAGGCCCTGGTGGCCGACCTGCCGGGCCTGGCGGAGGCCAGGGCCCTCGACGCCCGCCGCAACGGGCCCGCGGCCCTGGCCGTCAGCGGCCCCATGGTCGCCGAGCGCATCCCGAGGCTGACGGACGTCGCCGTACGACTGGCCGCGATGGACGCGCAGGGTGTGGACGTCCAGTTGGTCAGCCCGTCGCCCTCGCACTACCACTACTGGGCGGACGAGGAGACGGCGGAGAAGGTGTACCGGCTCGCGGGCGAGGCGACGGCCGCCCACTGCGCCCAGGCGCCCGGCCGGCTGCACGGTCTGGGCCTCGTCCCCCTGCAGCACCCGGAATCGGCGGTGCGCGCGCTCGAATTCGCCGTCGGCATGGGCCTGTCGGGCGTCGAAATCTCCTCGCACGCGCCGGGCCGGGAGCTGTCGGATCCGGCGTACGAACCCTTCTGGACCCGGGCCGAGGAGACGGGCGCGATCCTCTTCCTGCACCCCTTCGGCTGCACGCTCGACGAGCGCCTGGACCAGTGGTACCTGTCCAACACCGTCGGGCAGCCCACCGAGAACGCCGTCGCGCTCTCGCACCTGATCTTCTCCGGGGTGCTGGACAGGCACCCGGAACTGAAGCTGATCGCCGCGCACGGGGGCGGCTACCTGCCCACCCACATCGGTCGCTCCGACCACGCCTGGTCGGCCCGCTCCGACGCGGGCGCGGGCTGCGCCCACGTGCCCAGCAGCTACCTCAAGCGCCTGTACTTCGACTCCCTGGTCCACGACCCGCAGGTACTGCGGGCGCTGATCGGCGCGGTCGGCGCCGACCGTGTGCTGCTCGGCTCCGACTTCCCCTTCGACATGGGCACCGAGGATCCCGTCGGCGCACTGCGCGCGGCGGGGCTGTCCGACCCGGACTTCCATGCCGTACGAGGCGGCAATGCCGCCGCCCTCCTTCGGAAGGACTGA
- a CDS encoding VOC family protein yields MRLLTHLRHVDLAVPDYDKQLDFYSGVWGLTKVAEDSGISFLAAEGSPEQYVVRLRKAEEKRLDLVSYGAASAGDVDTLAEQLLAGGVQLISQPDKIDTPGGGYGFRFFDVDGRTIEVSADVEVRQHRKIEEKEAIPVKLSHVVLNSPDLNRTRQWYERHLGFRLSDTLMHPKMGEAMHFMRISNQHHSMAIAQGPHTALHHVSFEMRGLDEYMRGSGRVLRAGFRKIWGPGRHLAGDNTFTYFLDPQGNTVEYTTELELLDEDTWHPHVYDFSQPEVSDQWGTANPMNELVAKESFNDVDRGCFVAPPV; encoded by the coding sequence ATGCGTCTGCTCACACATCTGCGACACGTCGACCTCGCCGTGCCCGACTACGACAAGCAGCTCGACTTCTACTCCGGGGTGTGGGGCCTGACCAAGGTCGCCGAGGACTCCGGGATCTCGTTCCTGGCCGCCGAGGGCAGCCCCGAACAGTACGTGGTGCGGCTGCGCAAGGCCGAGGAGAAGCGCCTCGACCTCGTCTCGTACGGCGCCGCGAGCGCGGGGGACGTGGACACCCTCGCCGAACAACTCCTCGCGGGAGGAGTGCAGTTGATCTCCCAGCCGGACAAGATCGACACACCCGGTGGCGGCTACGGCTTCCGCTTCTTCGACGTCGACGGACGCACCATCGAGGTCTCTGCGGACGTCGAGGTCCGGCAGCACCGCAAGATCGAGGAGAAGGAGGCCATCCCGGTCAAGCTGTCGCACGTCGTCCTCAACTCCCCCGATCTGAACCGCACTCGGCAGTGGTACGAGCGTCACCTCGGGTTCCGGCTCTCCGACACGCTGATGCATCCGAAGATGGGCGAAGCGATGCACTTCATGCGCATCAGCAACCAGCACCACTCCATGGCCATCGCCCAAGGGCCGCACACTGCCCTGCACCATGTCTCCTTCGAGATGCGCGGCCTGGACGAGTACATGCGGGGCTCCGGACGGGTGCTTCGGGCCGGCTTCCGCAAGATCTGGGGCCCTGGCCGGCACCTGGCGGGCGACAACACCTTCACCTACTTCCTGGACCCGCAGGGCAACACGGTCGAGTACACGACGGAACTGGAGCTGCTGGACGAGGACACCTGGCACCCCCACGTCTACGACTTCTCCCAGCCCGAGGTCTCCGACCAGTGGGGCACCGCCAATCCCATGAACGAACTGGTCGCCAAGGAGTCGTTCAACGACGTCGACCGCGGCTGCTTCGTAGCCCCGCCGGTCTGA
- a CDS encoding fumarylacetoacetate hydrolase family protein: MKPAAASASFSGPFALGVLSAPDQASFPGLVIPGGRVLDLPTALGEPALTARGILERWDEMLPRLHALAADETADWRPLEHLRVHAPVEPRQVFQSGANYRQHVIDLEVAHRAPDDPRTVEEARAQIAAVMDRRAAEDLPYVFIGLPSAITGPFDDVVLPDWAEQPDWELELAAVIARPAYRVTVEEALEYVAGYTIANDLTDRATVFRRDMKAIGTDWLRCKNAPGFTPLGPWIVPAGSIADPGDLRVTLKLNGETMQDESTKDMLFGIARLVSYISRTSRLLPGDLVLTGSPAGNGMHWGRLLRDGDVMEGVITGLGAQRTRCVAERTAS; this comes from the coding sequence GTGAAACCCGCAGCCGCTTCCGCGTCCTTCTCCGGACCCTTCGCCCTTGGCGTCCTCTCCGCCCCTGACCAGGCGTCTTTCCCCGGTCTTGTGATCCCCGGGGGGCGCGTGCTGGACCTTCCGACGGCCCTCGGAGAGCCGGCCCTGACGGCCCGGGGGATCCTCGAGCGCTGGGACGAGATGCTCCCTCGCCTGCACGCGCTCGCGGCCGACGAGACGGCCGACTGGCGGCCGTTGGAGCACCTGCGGGTGCACGCGCCGGTCGAGCCCCGCCAGGTCTTCCAGTCCGGCGCCAACTACCGGCAGCACGTGATCGACCTGGAGGTCGCCCACCGCGCCCCCGACGACCCCCGCACCGTGGAGGAGGCGCGCGCGCAGATCGCCGCGGTCATGGACCGGCGGGCGGCCGAGGACCTGCCGTACGTGTTCATCGGTCTGCCGAGCGCGATCACCGGCCCCTTCGACGACGTCGTACTCCCGGACTGGGCCGAACAACCGGACTGGGAGCTGGAGTTGGCGGCCGTCATCGCCAGGCCCGCCTACCGGGTGACGGTCGAGGAGGCCCTGGAGTACGTGGCCGGCTACACCATCGCCAACGACCTCACCGACCGCGCCACCGTCTTCCGCCGGGACATGAAGGCCATCGGCACCGACTGGCTGCGCTGCAAGAACGCTCCCGGTTTCACCCCGCTCGGCCCGTGGATCGTGCCCGCCGGGTCGATCGCCGACCCGGGTGACCTGCGGGTCACGCTGAAGCTCAACGGCGAGACCATGCAGGACGAGTCCACCAAGGACATGCTCTTCGGCATCGCGCGGCTGGTGTCGTACATCTCCCGGACCTCCCGGCTCCTGCCCGGCGACCTGGTGCTCACCGGCAGCCCGGCCGGCAACGGCATGCACTGGGGACGGCTGCTGCGCGACGGCGACGTCATGGAGGGCGTCATCACGGGTCTGGGCGCGCAGCGCACCCGCTGCGTCGCGGAGAGGACCGCGTCGTGA
- a CDS encoding type 1 glutamine amidotransferase domain-containing protein, with protein sequence MRIAFLVAPEGVEQVELTDPWQAAKDAGHEPVLVSTKQGEIQAFHHLDKADTFPVDEVVGETAPGSFGALVLPGGVANPDFLRMDGKAVAFVRDFFEQGRPVAAICHAPWTLVEADVVRGRVLTSWPSLQTDIRNAGGTWVDEQVKVCDHGANKLVTSRKPDDLKAFCETFLDVFAEEAA encoded by the coding sequence ATGCGCATCGCATTTCTGGTGGCGCCCGAGGGCGTCGAGCAGGTCGAGCTGACCGATCCGTGGCAGGCCGCGAAGGACGCCGGGCACGAGCCCGTGCTGGTGTCGACGAAGCAGGGGGAGATCCAGGCGTTCCACCACCTCGACAAGGCGGACACCTTCCCCGTGGACGAGGTCGTGGGCGAGACCGCGCCGGGCTCGTTCGGTGCTCTGGTGCTGCCGGGCGGCGTGGCCAACCCGGACTTCCTGCGGATGGACGGCAAGGCCGTCGCGTTCGTCCGGGACTTCTTCGAGCAGGGCCGCCCCGTGGCCGCGATCTGTCACGCGCCGTGGACGCTGGTCGAGGCGGACGTCGTACGCGGCCGGGTGCTGACCTCGTGGCCGAGCCTGCAGACCGACATCCGCAACGCGGGCGGCACCTGGGTGGACGAGCAGGTGAAGGTCTGTGACCACGGGGCCAACAAGCTGGTCACCAGCCGTAAGCCGGACGACCTGAAGGCGTTCTGCGAGACCTTCCTCGACGTCTTCGCCGAGGAGGCCGCCTGA
- a CDS encoding FAD-dependent oxidoreductase — MEGKRVLVIGGGTSGNVMTVLLRRAGIDVDLVEVRPDWNVRGSGITLQGNALRVLREIGVWDEVREHGFGFDALGLTTPDGTVLHVGEVLRTGGDDLPATLGMQRPELQRILVDAVRASGANVRLGTTAEILTEDDTSATVRFSDGTEGRYDLVVAADGLHSATRAAIGIDVKPEPTGMAIWRVPAPRPAGVECSVLSHGGPCYIAGYTPTSEDTIYAYLVEAGRDRDTIPPESYAQEMRRLAEGYGGAWDEIRDSITDPAQVNYTWFDRMLVEGSWHRGRVVLVGDAAHCCPPTMAQGAAMAMEDAWVLSQLLTSGSAWDEELLTRYYERRIDRVRMVVEASVQIGQWQLDGVPGDVPGLLDATLPVLKELP, encoded by the coding sequence ATGGAAGGAAAGAGAGTCCTGGTCATCGGAGGGGGCACCTCCGGCAACGTCATGACCGTGCTGCTGCGGCGGGCCGGCATCGACGTCGACCTCGTCGAGGTCAGGCCGGACTGGAACGTACGCGGCTCCGGCATCACCCTTCAGGGCAACGCCCTGCGCGTGCTGCGCGAGATCGGCGTCTGGGACGAGGTCCGCGAGCACGGCTTCGGCTTCGACGCCCTGGGGCTGACGACGCCCGACGGCACCGTGCTGCACGTCGGCGAGGTCCTGCGCACCGGCGGAGACGACCTCCCCGCCACCCTGGGCATGCAGCGCCCGGAGCTCCAGCGCATCCTCGTCGACGCCGTCCGGGCATCCGGCGCGAACGTCCGGCTCGGCACCACCGCCGAGATCCTCACCGAGGACGACACGTCAGCGACCGTCCGGTTCAGTGACGGCACCGAGGGCCGCTACGACCTCGTCGTGGCCGCCGACGGCCTGCACTCCGCGACCCGCGCCGCCATAGGCATCGACGTCAAACCCGAGCCGACCGGCATGGCCATCTGGCGTGTCCCGGCGCCCCGCCCGGCCGGAGTGGAGTGCAGCGTCCTCTCCCACGGAGGACCCTGCTACATCGCCGGCTACACGCCCACCAGCGAGGACACGATCTACGCCTATCTGGTGGAAGCCGGCCGCGACCGCGACACGATCCCGCCCGAGTCCTACGCGCAGGAGATGCGCCGCCTCGCCGAGGGCTACGGCGGTGCCTGGGACGAGATCCGTGACTCGATCACCGACCCGGCGCAGGTGAACTACACCTGGTTCGACCGGATGCTGGTCGAGGGGTCCTGGCACCGGGGCCGGGTCGTCCTCGTCGGCGACGCCGCGCACTGCTGCCCGCCCACGATGGCCCAGGGCGCGGCGATGGCCATGGAGGACGCGTGGGTGCTGTCCCAGCTGCTGACCAGCGGATCCGCGTGGGACGAGGAACTGCTCACGCGCTACTACGAGCGGCGGATCGACCGGGTCCGGATGGTCGTCGAAGCGTCCGTGCAGATCGGGCAGTGGCAGCTCGACGGCGTGCCCGGTGACGTGCCCGGGCTGCTGGACGCCACCCTGCCGGTGCTCAAGGAGCTGCCGTGA